The stretch of DNA GGCTGCTTTCTCTGCTTGACGCCCTTGCTGAAGCGCGGAGGCTGCCTCTTCCTTAGCGATAATAACGTCCTTTCCATATGTGATGACCAGCTCTGAATCCAGCGCCGTTAACTGCTCATTCACCGTTACGTCAAGCGTGATAATGCTGCCGGTATCTTCATCCACCACATATTCCTCGGCTTCGCCAAGCAATTGGCCTTTGCGGGTCATTACGCGCGTATTTTCAATTTGAACTTGACGGTTTAACAATTCTTTCGCTATCGGAATTTCATTTAAATCTATGATGGCTCCCTCGTTTTCAATGGTCAGCGCATAATCACCGATGCCAATGACCTTTTGGAACGGAATAGCTCTTCCTTCTGCTTGCCACTCTTCATGCTCTACGGTAAAAAAATCGACCCGGCCTTGATCGGGGTTAATGATTAATGATTTCACCCGGCCCAGTTCCGCCCCGTCTGCAATACTAAAAATGGGGAGGCCTTTAATTTCTGCACTTTTTTTCATATTTCCTTCACCTATCTATACGTTTTTTTTATTGATCACTGACTGTATAAGCTCAAGCTCTGAAAGCACGACCGGATAGCGGGCGAGCCGCTCCTTCAATTCATTGGCGAGCTCGCTGGCCTTCTCTGTCTGCTGATGTTCAATGTAGTATGAAAGCAAGCCCTTAGCCAGCGTATAATAATCCCTGTCATGAAGCGGCGCCTGCAAGTACCGCTTCATAACTTCCTCCACTTGTTCAAAGGAAAGCAGCTCTTTTTTAACCTCAATCTCTTTCCTAATCATTCGCAGCCAGCGAATATCCAGCATAGGAATTTCTTGCAGACCGCTTGGCTCACGATCCATACATACCGCTAGCTCGCCAGCTGAGACGATGGTCTCCTCCGCTGAACGCTCTTCTTGCGGCTGCGGCCAAACGTCCGGCTCTTCCGCTGAATCATCTTCTCCCGGTGCTTTTGCTGTGAACTCCTCCAGCTCGTTAATATATTCACATTCAGCGGTTGTGGCTTTTTCTTTTTGATTCTCTCCAGGGGACTCCTCTGCCCTCTCATCAAACCGCTCTTCTAAATAGACACCAGCCGGGGACTTTCCGCTTGCGTGCGGTTCGTCCCGCCGAACGTCTCGTTCTATCGGCTCTTCTCGTTCTGCAACTGTTAAGTCTGTCAGCTCCCACTCCGGTTCCTCGTCGGCGCCAGCTTGTTTCGGTTGATTCTCTTCCTCTTTGATCTCATCAAACAGCTCTTCCAAATAAGCGTCAGCTTCAGGTTCCCCGTTTTCTTCCGGTTCATCCCGCTGGTCGTCTCGTTCTGCCGCTGTTAAGTCTGTCAGCTCCCACTCCGGCTCCTCTTCGACGCCAGCTTGTTTCGGTTGATTCTCTTCCTCTTTGATCTCATCAAACAGCTCCTCCAAATAAGCGTCAGCTTCAGGTTCCCCGTTTTCTTCCGGTTCATCCCGCTGGTCGTCTCGTTCTGCCGCTGTTAAGTCTGTCAGCTCCCACTCCGGCTCCTCTTCGACGCCAGCTTGTTCCGGTTGATTCTCTTCCTCTTTGATCTCATCAAACAGCTCTTCCAAATAAGCGTCAGCCGCAGGTTCCCCGTTTTCTTCCGGTTCATCTGAGGGTCGCTCCTCGAGAGAACCATGATTCCCCTGTTTGCTGGAACTTGCTTGAACTTCTTCCGGCTGTTCTTCCTTCATCTCGCCCACCAGCTCTTCTAAATAAGCGTCAGCTTCACCCGCTTCTTGCGGCGCTTGTTTTAGATCTGCTGGCTGCTGCTTGGCTGTTCGGTTGATTTGCTCCTCTTGAGAAGCTTCCCACATCGATTCAATGACATTCATTTCCTCTTCACGATGAGAGAACGTGAACGGTTCTTCTGCCGAAGCGTCCGGCTCTGAGACGGTCATTCGTTCTTCGCTTTCAGGCTCCTTCATCTGTGTGCTGTTTCTTTCCTGAATCGGCCCCCTTTCCATATCGGCCGCTTGGATTTCTTGACCGATCGCTTCATCCGCTCCCTCTTCCGCTATTCCTTCTGTAAATCTTGCATTTTGGCCGATATATTTCTCTGTCACATAAGTAAACACGATCACAAACAAAACCGACAAGAGCGCACTTTGCCAGAACGGAACGAAGGGCATCGATCCTAAACAAACCCCTGCACTAAGTAGCGCGAACAAGATCAAAAGTCCTTTCCCCTTCATATTCAGATCGATGGGAATCCAAGGAATTAGAGGAATAAGTAGGCAAAAAGCAACAATAAACATTACCAAAATAGTCATCAGAACGCCTCACACGTAGGAATATATTATAAAAATAGAAAAATATAGTACTTTTAGATTAATGAAACTACGAAATATTGTATAATAAATTCAAGAATTTTGAAAGAAGGGAAAGATCAATCCGTTGAAATTTGTCCGAACTTGTGAAAAAGGTGTCACATTATTGGAACTGCTGCTGGCGCTTACGATCCTATCAATTGTTCTGCTGAGCTTCACTAGATTCTTTTTTCAAGCGGGCACGTATAATCAATCTAATCAGAGTAAAACAGTAGCTACCAATGTGGCGCGAAATGTGCTGATGTATATGGAGAAGCAGCCGTTCATTAAAGTCCGGCATGATTTCGGCCCCGCCCTGCTGGATACAAAGAAAAGAAATGACTATGCGTACGAGCTTTATCTCTGCGGCAGCGGCTATCAGTACTTTGAACCGAATAAACCAAAAAACGCCGGCTGTAAACCGATCTCAATCAATAATGAAAGCTATCATGTCAAAATTTATCCAGAAAAGATGGATGAACCTGAAAAGAGGAAATATTATATTCCTATTACGGTGGAGGTGAGCTGGGGAGCTGATGATAAGAAAACAACAGCCTTGGACGGCACAATTAAAAGCGAAGATTTGCGATAAAGGCGGAGTTACGCTAGTGGAGCTTTTACTCACCTTTGTGATTATGGCCCTTTTAACACCTGTTGTATTTAATGTTTTTCAGACCGGTCAAAAAACGTATATTAAGCAAAATGCCGAAGTGCAATTCAGAGAAGATGCCGACTATGCGGTCACTATGGTGATGAATGAATTCTACCGGACGGCTTTTGACTACGTAGATAATAGCTGCGGAGATAATTGCATTCGGATCGTAGATTCAAAGGCGCTCGATGTAGAAAAGCAGGCTTCCAGCGCATATTACAAAATCGAAGAGCAGGAGCAAGCTGAAAAGAAAACGATTTCGATCGCCCTTGATAACGGTGTTCTGGAAATCGACGGAGCCCCGCTGGAAATCAGCTCAGATCTCACCGGGTCGTCCATCTCTTACAAATGCGGCGCGGAAGAAAAAGATCAAGGCTGCCGATCGGGCATTATACAGCTAAAGCTCCGGCTGAGCGATGAGAAAACGAATCAAAATTTGATTCTCGAAAGCGAGTTTGGTTTTTAATGAATAAGGTAAGCAATGAAAAAGGAAACGCATTGATTACCGTGCTTCTGATCACGGTGATCTTTACCGTTCTTGGTCTTTCGATTCTCGCTTCCACATTAGGAGGCACCAAGCGGACAGCTGTTCGTGAAGAAGATGTGGATATCACATATGAAGCAGTGAAAGCGATCGATGACTTTACTGCAGAGCTGTCTCGGCGGCTGCAAAAAAACCAATACGCCCTTAACCAATTATCTCCCGGAGGATTTACGACCTCATTGAATAACGAAATGAAGGATCTGATTGCCGATCAAGGATATAACGCCCGGCAAGGAATCGAATCGTTTAAAGCCTCCATTGTTCCAAATGAGAAGATCAATGAAAGCGAAACGTTAACGCGCGTCGTAGAAGTGGAAGCTACGACAAAGGCCCAAAACAGCAGCGCTAGCCGGACCGCGGTCAAACGGCTGATCCTCTCCCCGCTGCCAAGCTTTCTAAAGTATGCGCTCGGCTCACAAGATGGGAATTTGGCATTAAAAGGATCTCCCCATATTGCCGGAAATATTTTCGCAAATCATTTAGAACTACAGAAGGAAGCGGAATATGTAGCGGCGTCACAGTCGATAAAAAATAAAACGATTGACACCCATCGGCCTTCGATCGTCGGTGATTTATATGCAGGCGAATATGATGAAAGCAAATTCAAAGCAAAAGATATGCTGGAACTATTAAGGGAAGATAATTTCTATCATGGCGAAATCCCTGATTGGAAAAATGACAGCCAATATCAAAAGATCGATTTTTCAGCTTCTTATAAGGAGGAGCGGAATCGCCGTTTCCTGAAAAACGGTCTTACAGAGACTTCAGCCGACGGTCTTCTAGAGGGGAAGGATCTATCCTCCGTCAGCGGCGTGCCTCCTGAGCTTGCATCACAAATTACAACAGATAAGGACGGAAATGAGAGTCGGCCTGATCCATTTAAACTGGTCAATAAAAATATCCATAAAGAGCTGGAACTGGATGGGAATTTGCTGATCACGAATACAGAAGAAATGAACCTCGATACGTTGCGCATCAAAGGCGATGTCAAAATTGTCGCTAATGAAAAACTGACCATCGGAAATCTTTATGTAACAGGCCGTTTAACCATTATTAACAATCCGGGAAGCCAGCTTGTGATTTCCGGTGAGGCAGTGGCTGAACAAGCGGTCTCCATTGAAAACGAAGGGGTTTTCCAAACAAATGGAAAGCTCGCTGCCCATGAGGATTTATCCATTGAAAACAAAGGAACGATGGAAATAAACCGTTCCGCGGCTTCCAAGCAGCGGCTTTCGATCAATAATGCAACAGACGGAAAGCTCATTGTAAAAGACGCCTTAGCCAGCTTAACCTCCCTTTCCATTCAAAACGAAGGAACGATGGAGATTCGCTCAGAAAAGCAAGCGGGAAACGCATCTGACATGCTGCTGCCAACCGAGGAGAAGAAACGGCGCAATCTTTACACGCAGCAATCGCTGACAATCCGCAATCATGGCAAAATGACCATTGAAAATAATCTCTACATCCAAGGAAAAGCGCCAGCCTCGGAAGAGAATACTTTGCGGATTGAATCGACCGGATCTATGGATATAATGGGAGACATTTTCTCGGGCGAGTCTGAATGCACTGGCTGTGGCACTTCCTCCATTATTGCCCGGAACAGCAAATTGAGCTTTGGTGGGAATCTCTTCTCAGAGGGCAGTTTGATACTCCGGGGCGACCAAGCAGATCCAAAAGGAGAAAACGACCACTTAATCGCAAACGGCGTAATGTACGCGAATGACGAGACGAAAGTATCCAATTTGAACATTAAAGGAAGAAGCAAGGGCGGAGAGGAAAGGCAGCTCATCCTTCTGTCACGAGGAGATCTGTCCATCTACCGC from Bacillus xiapuensis encodes:
- a CDS encoding PilW family protein, encoding MIRKQQPWTAQLKAKICDKGGVTLVELLLTFVIMALLTPVVFNVFQTGQKTYIKQNAEVQFREDADYAVTMVMNEFYRTAFDYVDNSCGDNCIRIVDSKALDVEKQASSAYYKIEEQEQAEKKTISIALDNGVLEIDGAPLEISSDLTGSSISYKCGAEEKDQGCRSGIIQLKLRLSDEKTNQNLILESEFGF
- a CDS encoding PRC-barrel domain-containing protein, which encodes MKKSAEIKGLPIFSIADGAELGRVKSLIINPDQGRVDFFTVEHEEWQAEGRAIPFQKVIGIGDYALTIENEGAIIDLNEIPIAKELLNRQVQIENTRVMTRKGQLLGEAEEYVVDEDTGSIITLDVTVNEQLTALDSELVITYGKDVIIAKEEAASALQQGRQAEKAAEEDSLAAIEKQQDALLIGKTATKDIVDLNGALLIPKGTVLTEEHIQSAREAGPEVLVDVSMSAEG
- a CDS encoding prepilin-type N-terminal cleavage/methylation domain-containing protein — protein: MKFVRTCEKGVTLLELLLALTILSIVLLSFTRFFFQAGTYNQSNQSKTVATNVARNVLMYMEKQPFIKVRHDFGPALLDTKKRNDYAYELYLCGSGYQYFEPNKPKNAGCKPISINNESYHVKIYPEKMDEPEKRKYYIPITVEVSWGADDKKTTALDGTIKSEDLR